The DNA window CTGCTGAACGATTACCCGGCCGCCACGCCGCTGGTGGAGCGGGCCCGTATGGCGGCCCAATTGCGGCAGGTGTTGACCACGCTGGAAGCGGCCCGTCGGATGCAGAACTGGCAGGTGTTCGTACAGACGTACCGCGCCCATCAGGAAAACCTGAGCGACCTGCCCGCCGCCCAGCCGTTCAAAAATGAAATGACCCGGCTCATGCGGGCGCATCAGGTCCGCAAGCTGCTGGGGGACAAAACGTCCAGCGATCGGGCTGTGATTGAAGCCTGGAAAATGTTGGAATCCCTCGGCGGTCACCCGGTCGCCGAGCCGCTGCGGCCGCATGTCGACAAACGGATCGCCCGGCAACGCGTGCAGGAGCTGATCCGCGAAGCGCCGGAAACGCCCACGCTGGCGTACGACAAGGAACTGGCGTCGAAGCTCAAGTCAGGCGCCGTCGGCGATTCGCCCCAGCAAAAGGCGGTCCGGCAGAAGTGCCAGGAGGCCGTCACGCGGCTTAAATCGCTCGAAGAAATCAACCGCCGGGCCAAAGAGTGTACGCTGGAAAGCGAAGGATTCCTGGTCGAAACGGCCCGCAAACTGCCGCGCAATTACCACGCCAGCATTACCCATCGTGTGAAGCAGGCAGAACAGCGCCTCAAGGTTTATCAGTTACTGGAAGAGGCGTTCCGCGACCCGTCGTCGGATCTGGAAATCATGGAGCAGTACCGCGCCCTGGAGCGGCTCCACGCCGCCGGCATGGTGACGGAAGAGTGGAGCTGGCGGGTGCACCTGGCGGCCGCCCGCGTGCCGCTGATCAGGGCGCTCCAGCAGATTGCCCGCAACCTGCCCCTCGACCAGCTGGACCATCGTCTGCTGAGCGTCTGGCGAGAGGATATCCTCGACAGCTGCACCGATGCGGCCCCGTGGAAAGCAGCGTACAAAACGGCCGTCGAGCGACAGCGACTGCTGCCGCAACTGGCCGAGGCGATCGAAAACGGCGACGAATCCTCGCTCCGCACACTCACGGCGGCCCCTTGCCTGGAGCATTACCCGCTGCCGCCCGAGCTGGCCGAAGGAATCGCCGAAGCCCGCCGCCGGGCCCAGCGCGAGCGGGAACAACGCCGCCATGGTTTGCTGCAGGCAATGATCGACAACGAAAGGGCGCAGTTCGTCGCGCTGTTTGAAGTCAACACGGTCCGCGAAATCGCCGAGTCGCACAGCTATCATCAGCCGGTCATCAGCCGCTGGACGGAAGCGGAGATGGTCCGCCCCGAAAGGAACGGCCTGGGCGTGATCGAAAACGGCGTGGAGCTGCTGGACCCGCTACACGTGCGGCTCCGCTGGCAATGGCCGCGAGAGGCGATCTCCAAACGCTGCATCCTGGCGATCACGCAGGAAAAAGTCGGCCCGCACGCGATCGCCGACGACCTCCGCCAGCCGCTCTACAAAACCACGCTGGATTATTCGCAGTGGCTCAGCGACGAATCGCGGCACGAAGTCGAAGTGCATGCCGACTGGAACGAAGCGCAGATTTTTGTCTGGACCGTCATCGACCTGGGCTACGAACTGTTCCATAGCCCGCCGGTCGAGCTGGGCCGCCTGTCGCTCATCCGAAAGAAACGCTGGGGCATTTTCTAAGACGCCCCCGCGCTGGCGACCTGCGCCAAAACACTAACGCCAATCGCCGGTCAGTCGTCTTTCAATCAGCGTCCCGGGCGTTCTGTCTGCGAAATGGGCTCGCTGGAAACGTCGACCTTTTGTCCTCGCAGATGCAGATCGAAAAAGTCGCGCATCCGCTGGGCGGGCTCTTCGCTGCGGAATCGGCCGTGGCCGGCGCCTTCGATCGGAACCAGCAAACTGGCGACGCCCGCTTTTTGCAGCAGCTTGTGCAGCAGTTCCGACTGCGAGTAGGGCACCACGTTATCTGCGGTGCCGTGCAGCAGGAGAAAGGGCGGATCGCCGGCGGAAACGTAATGGCTGGGCGAGGCCTGACGGGCTGTCTCCTGGTGTTCGGTCAGCTGTCCGCCAACCAGCTTGGACTCAGGCGAACCGGCCTGGTCGTGAAAGCCGCCCATCGACAACAGGTCGGAAGGTCCGTACTGGTCGACGACACAGGCGACGCGGCCGTTCTGATCCAGGTGCTGGCCCAGCTTCCCTTCCAGCTCCGGAACGTCGCCGCTGGTTCCCAGCATGGCGACCAGATGGCCGCCCGCCGATGTGCCCGTCACGCCGATTTTTTCCGGGTCCAGCTGGTACTTCTGGGCGTTCGCTTTGATCCAGCGGATGGCCGCTTTGCAGTCATGAATCTGGGCCGGCCAGCTCGCTTCGCCGGTGAGCCGATAGCCGATCGACACGCCGATGTAGTGGCCGCTTTCGACCAGCGGGGCAATCATCCGACCGCCGCCCCCTTTATCGCCGTTCTGCCAGCCGCCGCCGTGGATGAACACGACCACCGGCAAAGGGCCGTCGCTGGCCCGCTCTTTAGGCAGATACAGATCGAGCGTCTGCCGCGGGTTATCGGTCGCCGCATACGGCAGATCGCGGAGCGTCTCGATCTTGTCCGAGACGACGGCAGCGGGAGGTCGCCCCTGGCCTGGACGCATCGGGCCTGGTCGCCCCTGGCCCGCACGACGCCTGGCTGTAAAGGCCCGGTCTTCCTCCGCGGTCACTTCGCCGTCGCCGTTGGTATCGATCCGCTGCAGCAGCGGCCGCAGTTGCGGGGGAATTTCATCACGCGTCAATTTACCATCCTGGTTGCGGTCAAGGCGACGGAACGGGCTGTTCCCCTGCGGCGGTTGCCCCAGCACGCTGCCTGTCGTCAGAGCCAGCAGTAACAGAGGAAGAACGATACGGCATAACATGGGCGGCCTTGGGGTGTGCGGCAAATGGGCAGGCGTCTTTCCGTACTAAACCGCCAGGACGCGGAAGAGTTTCGGTTATCTCCCCAAAGGTTGACGAGAAAAGATCGCCGTCAGCCGGCCGCTTCCTGCCGGGCCAGGGCGATCAGCATCGTCGGCGGCAAGCTTTCTACGCCGCACTGGCGAAACATATTGACCACCTGCGCCGTGGTGTACTGGGCATGGGTGCAAACATGCAGCAGCACGTCGGACCGGGAGGTCGCTATCGGCTGGCCAGAGTTGACCCTGCTGCTTGCTCGATAAACGGGCTGCTCCAGCTGTTTGTCGGTCAGGCTGTCCAGGTATTCTTCCCAGCGGACCTGCAGCGCGGCCCAGTCCCGCTGGAGTTCCGCCATGCCGGTCACGCCGCCGGTCCCTTGCTGGTTGCCGGGAAGCTTTCCGGGCAGGTCGCCCGGCAGCAGTCCACTTTGGTTCCCCTGCAGCGTCTCCAGCCAGACGTACTCCGCCGCGTAAAGGTGAAGCAGGGACGCCCAGATCGACCCCTGGCCGATGGCGAACGTCCTTCGCAAGGGCTCTTCGTCCAGGTCGGCGGCGGCAGCCAGCAGATGCTGGTTGACCCAGTTCCGATGTTGATGCAGGCGACGGATCAGCAGCACAGCAGTCGTCATGGGCGTCTTCTCCCTTGGGCAAGCGGCAACAGCGCAGGGCGAACCCTCGTTTTACCCCGCATCGCCGCGGCGGTCGACAGGGACGGATGCACCCTCCTTTGCCAGCGGATGCATTGGCAATGGGCCCGGTGTTATGGTTTCTTACGGTTGCCTCACGCTGCTGACAATTCTATAACACTCCCCAAACGGGTGATAAACTCGAAAACTCTCCCTGGTCATCCGAGGTTAAACCGCGCAAACGGAAAACCCTTCGCCGGGCGGCGCCTGGGTGTCGCCCGTGACAGCTCCCAAACGACGGCCCGCCCGACTGGAAGGACGCTGGGCCTGGTCAGATGAGATAAGCATGTCGCAATTATTAGACGTCCCGTGCGTACTCATTTCATCGTCATCGGACCTGCAGTCCGAACGCTGGCGGATCAAGAGTTACCTCAACTCTGGGTTCCTAATGCGCGGGGCCAACTACAGGTCCTTGCTCTGGGAGGAAGAGACTGAGGGCGGCCAGTTGCTCAGTGCAAAGTCCCCGGTCCAGCTGCAGATCGACGAATTAACTTCCGGCCGCGTGCACGCCACCGTGGTGATGTTCGCCGAGCGGATCGGCTTTCCCCTGCGGGGAGAACCACCCACGCACGCCGCCGCCATCCTGGAGGAATGGCGTTCGGCAGGCCTGCACCACCCCTGGCCGGAAGACCCGGCGGAAGCGGCGGAACTGTTAGACGCAGGCAAGTTCCCCTTAACGGGCACCGTCTACGAGTTACTCGTCGCTCGATCCAAGGAACATCCGGGCGAACTGTTTATCGGCTACGTCGCCGACCGGGATGTCGCACCCCGGACGACCCTTGACGAAATCCAATTCAACCAGGCACGGGTCTTCCAGGCGTCCGCGGTCAAAGGCCATGCGCCGCATGGAAAGTTCGTCCATGAAGAGTATCGACCCCAGGTCCAGGGTTTACTTAACCTGCTCAAAGCGCTCGGGAGCCAGCAGCACGCCGGCTGGATACAACGTTTTGAGACGGCCGAAGCCATGTACAAGACCCTGGGTCAGGCGACGCTGGAGACGCTGTTACCGCGTTTGCCCAACCGCACGGGCCAGCTCCCCTTCAAGGGAAATATGGAACATTTCGCCCACGACGATCCGCTGCCTTTGCCCGATCGCGTTGGCTTGCGCCAGAAGTTAAAGATCGATCTCGTAGACTACTCACGCAGGGGCGAGATGCTTGTCCTTGAGGGGCCGAGCGGCTGCGGCAAATCATCTTTGATGCAAAAGGGCGTCCTCGGGGAGTTACCCTACGAGTTCAAAGACGCCAAAGTTATCGTTTTCCGCCCCACCGACTTCTTTAGTCGGACAGAAGGAACGCCGCTGGAGAAGATGCTGGGGTTGCTCTGCGAGGAGCTGGAAAGTTCGCCCCACGGCATTCATCCCCCGCTGGAACTGCGGCGTCCCGACGCCCGGCGCGCTCTCGATCGCCCAGCCCAGGCCGCCGACTCGCTAGGGCGATTGCTCGAAACCCAGAAGCGTAATCTCTTCCTCGGCCTTGATCAGTTCGAAGAGCTGATGGATGTCATCGCGTTAGAAGAAAACCAACGCGACAACGCACGCAGCACCTGGCAGGTGCTCCGCTTCCTTGGCGCCGCTCTCCAGCACGATCGTGTCTACTGCATCGGCACCCTTGAGCAAATGCGGAGGACTTTGATCGCCGAGCTGAAGATCCGCGAGCGCATCGGTCTGGTCATCCGAGAAGAAGACGCAGACTTCCCCCTGGGCGAGGTCCGTGGCTTCTTGCGCAGCACAACCCTGGATGCCGGCCTGAGTCTCTCGGAGGATCTTGTCGACGACATTTTCAAGATGGTCGAGGCATTTGAAAGCGACAAAGCGAAGCAAGCCCAGGGCGGCGAGACGGCATCCTTCTTGCCGCTTCTGGGGATCTGGCTTTACCGGTTTTTTGTAGCTTTCCAGGACCGGATGCTGGACGCAGAAGCGGGAGCTTCTGAGCGGTTTGGGATGGCATCCAAGGCGATCACGACGCAGGATCTTCGGGAACGCGATATCGCGATGACGCTTGGCCCGCTGATCGGCGAGATCGTTGAAGCGGCCTGGCTCGAGGCGGGCCAGTTGCCGCAGGAACAGTGCGAAGTCACCGATCGCGAGGCAATGTTCAAGGCGATCAACCAGGGTTTACAAACCCCCCAACTCCGTCCGCTGATTACACCATTCCTTGGTCCAGGGAACTCTTTTCGTTTAACGCCCTTCCTCAAGTTGATGCACAAGATGGGGAAGGCGATCCCCGGTGTGAGCTGGGCGCCGCCGAAAGATCAAAGGGATTTAGATAATTTTCTCAACGCCCTTGTCGCCCTGGATCGTCACGGCAACATGCGACTTCGCGAAATCCCGCGAGAGTCTCCCCTCTCTACCATGCGAGCACTGATTGACACTTTCGAGCGGCGGCGCCTGCTGGTCCCGACGGGACGCAGCAACGTCCGACTGGTCCACCAGGCAACGGTCGACAACTGGCGGCCAGCCAGGGTCTGGCTCGAGCGACAGAAGGAGTCGCTGGAGGCTGAGCGACGCATCCGCCACCTGTCCGCGGAAATCGCGGAGTTCGATACGCCGCTGGCGGAACTGCTCGCCCAGCATGAAAAAGCGTTTGCATACGCCGTGCGAGTGTTGTTTGCAAAGAAGGCGGTATGGTCCCTGCACCATGACTCCTCCCTGCAGGAGCAGGATGAAATCCTGCGAAGTTTCTGCATCAGGATCCTGTCCCAGGCCGAGCACGGAGACCATTTCGTCGATTGCGCCGGCATCCAGGTCTCCTTCGTGAAAATCGCCGCCATTTACGGTATCAACGAGTGCATCGAGAAGTGGCTAAGCAAAGACAAAACCCTCGTCAATCATGAGGAGCCAGAAACTCACGACACTCCCTTGATGTGTGCGGCGTGGGGGGCTGTGGAGACCGTCCGCCTGCTCAAAAGGCACGGGGCAAAATCAAAGCCGAACAAGGAAGGCTGGCGCCCTGTCGCTGCGGCGATCCAGACCGGCCGCATCGACATCCTGCAGGAACTCTATGGCGAGTACCTCAGCCCGACCGACGTGATCGGCCCCATGGGTGTCACCATGCTGCACGAAGCAGCGCGGGCGACCAGTTCGGCCGCTCTGATCTACTTGCTGCAGTTTTCAAGCAGCGTCGACCCACGCCTGGAAACGTCCAAGAGCACCCCGCTGCACTTCGCCGCCATGTCGGGCCGAACCGCCCAGATTAATCTCCTGATGGAGGACTGCGAACGCACTGCTGCCGATTCCGCAGGCCAGACCGCGCTGGACCACGCGATCCTCTACGGCCAGGCGGACGCCGTGAGCGCTATCCTGGACCACGGAGCCCTGACCGACGACGAGCGGGACACACTGCTGGCCGGTTTGCCCTGCGGCGATCGTCCGCCGATGCCGGCCGTCGTCCGAGCCGCCCTGCACGCCCAGCCGGCGGTTCTTCTCCGACTGCTCCCGTATTGCGACGAGGAAAAGCTGTTGCGGAACGCCGACGACGAACATGCCTTGACCGTCCTGATGAAGCATAACCACGCGTACGAGGGCGGCGCGCCACTGGCCGACCGTGTGGCCTATTGCGTGCGCCACTTGCTCGACGAGGGTCAACCGCAAAGCCGCGATGTAGCCGCTGCGCTCAAATCCGTGGAAGGCTTCCCGAACGCCGCGAGGATGCTGCAGGCGTGGCTTGTCAGCTGCGGCGAGTTCGACGGCGTGTCCGACTCGGCCCTCCTCGGCTGGCTCACGGGTTCGCAACTTCTCGCCGCGTTTTCGGTGCTGCGTAACGTCCCCGGCGTGCTCGACAAAACCAATAAAAAGGGCGACCGCGGTGCGACCCTGCTGATCTGCAAGGGCAAGCCCGAAGTCATCGCCGCCGCGCTCGCCGAAGAGATCTTGCCGACGCTTGAGCCCGAGTTGTTCCGCCTGGAGGCGGCGTTTCGACTGGTAAGAGAAGGCGTCCCTCTCCCTGCCACGCGAGAACCGCTCCACCCGATCATCAGCCGAATCGCAGCCGATGAAGCGCCCGAGCTGAAAGCGTTGCTCAAGGAGATGCTTCCCGACAGCAAGAGCTTCCGGCCGCTGCCCCACCGGTTGGCTCTGCGGGACGAGGAGGCAGCCTTTGCGGCGGTCGTCGGACCGCTGCATGACGGCGTGCCGCTGGACCAGTACGATCGCCCCCCTTCGGCCCTGGCGCCGCCGGACCGCCGCCCGCGTTACCGCGAACTGGAATCGACAAAACTCAGGAGCACTCCATGAACCCGTTACGCTTCCCACTCATGACGAAAACGGCGTATGAGATCGACAGAGAAGGGGTAGGCGAGTTCGCCCGGCGTGTCGGCTGGATCGACGACCGTGTCCCCATTTCTGAGGAAACCAGCTCCGTTGTAGTCCTGCCGTTGTCATGGTGGGAAGGCGTGGACCTGGTGATGGCCAGCGACGCCGCCTGGGACGAGAAGCACGGGCCTTGCATGGGCGCGTGGATGCGCGACGACCGCCTGCACCGGCTCGACGGCACTTCGCCGCCGATCCACACGATGAATGCCAACAACAAGCCCGACCTCGGTGAGCACAACGTCCTGGAGTACCTGGGGTTCTTCTGCTACTTCGTGCATGGGGAACATGGTCCGTTCTTCATCGTGGAATCGGAGGACGACGACGGACTGCCTGCCGACCTGCCCGAGGCGATGCGGGCCAAATTGCCGCGGAAGGCCTTGCTGCTCCGGCCCGCCACCAATGGCGAGGCAACCCGCCAACACCAGCGCGGCTTTCATTGCGAGGCGATGGTCTGGTATTCAGACGCCCTGTTCCTTGCCAACTTCTTTGTGCGCGAGGACGGTATGGTCGAAATGCTCGAGGACGAACACCTGGCCAGCGAAACGGGCGTCAAAGCAGCGTGCAAGCTGAAGTTCGACTAGACGCTGGCGATGCTGGCAAAAACTGGTCTACCGCTATCGAGCGGGTTTCTCTATCGTTCGCGCGCTCGTTCGCAGGGCCGTGCATTGCGTCCTGTTCGAAACCGCCGGGAGAGATAGAACATGCGTCAGTATTCGCTGCTCGTTCTGGGATTGATATCTGCAGCGTCCTGCCTGGGTTGCGGCCAGGCGGGCGAGCGGTCCGATATGGCTTACGGGCCCGACGATGGCGCGACGACACGTCCGCAGATCGTTGAACCCGCTGGGGATCCAGGAGGGGAATCGCCTGCAACGCTGCAGCCGCCGGCCGAATCGGTCGTGGCGCCGCCGGTGCTGTTCCAACTGGATGTGCCGCCGGTGATTGGTCCGCCGCTGGCCCAGCCCACTTTTGATCCTCCGGCCGCCGAACCACCTGCCGCCGAACCGCCGGCCCAGGCCATGCAGTCCATGGCGATGCAGCCGCGGGTGTTCAGCAGCGAAAGCCCGGTGAAGCCCCGCGCCGCGGTCTCCGCCATCCCGTTTGTTGTCGGCCCCAAAAGTGTGGCGCCCCCGGCTCCTGCAACCGGCGCCGCCACGGTCGCTCCGTCGGCGGAGATGCAGCCTTTTCTGGGCCTGCCGGCTCCGCCCGAGTCGCCCGTCCCCGCGGAAACGGACAACGGCGTGTTCACCCGGGACGAAAACTTCACCTCGGTCAAAGTTTTTTATGGGACCGACCGTTCCCGATACGACAGCGACCCGCCCCGGTCGGCGGCTTCTTTCCGTTTGCTGATCGCGGCGTTCGCGCTGGCGACCGTGACCATTCTGATCGCCTCCATCGCCATGTTCGTCCGGGCGTATCGCGGGCTGCTGTACACCGGCGCCGGACTGGGGCTGGCGGTCACCCTGCTGCTGGCCATCCTGGTGCTGCAGTCGCCCAGCGGAAACCATCCCGCGGTGCGGCCGACCATGGAATACACCGGCGGACGCGGGGTCATGCAGTACGGCGAATGCGTGGTGACGATTCCACTGGACCATCGCCTGGGCCAGTTGGAAGCGCCGTCGGTGCTGAAGATGGAATTTGCCGAGAAAGAAGAAGACCACGTGACGCTGGCGAAGGTGTCGCCGGTCGATTACGAAGAGTTCCGGACGCGTCTGGCCGACACGGTCTCCCGTTCCAAACGGCGCGAAGTGCTGGTGTTTGTGCATGGATACAACGCCTCCTTCGCCGACGCCGCCCGGCGGACGGGACAGATTGCCTACGACCTGCAGTTCGATGGCGCCCCCATCTTTTTCAGCTGGCCCTCGCAGGATACCTATGTGGGCTACACCGTCGACGAGAACAACGTCGCCTGGGCGACTCCGCATTTGAAAAAGTTCCTGCTGGATGTGGCCCGGGACTCGGGCGCGAAGATGGTGCACCTGGTCGCCCACAGCATGGGGAACCGGGCGCTCACGCATGCGTTGCGGGAACTGGCCCTGGAGCGTCCTGGCGCCGAGCCGCTGTTCGATCAGGTCGTGCTGGCGGCGCCGGATGTCGACGCCGAAATCTTCACCCGCGATCTGGCGCCTGAAATTGTGAAAGCGGGGAAACAGGTAACGCTTTACGCCTCTTCCAACGATCGGGCTTTGATGGCGTCGAAGGTCGTCCATGGCTTTCCCAGGGCCGGCGACTCGGGCGAACTGCTGGTGCTAGCGCCCGGCATTCAGACGATCGACGTGTCAAGTGTTGACACCAGCCTGCTCGGCCATTCCTACTATGGCAGCAGCAATTCCATTCTGGCCGATTTGTACTTCCTGCTCCTGAAAGCGTTTCCCGCCGCCCAGCGGTCCTGGCTGGAACCGATGGACCGGGAAGGGCAAGCCTACTGGGTCTTCGACAAAGGCCGGGCCGCCCTTGCCATTCCCCAGATTCCGCGAATGCGATAGCGCCGCGAGGCCAATTGCCCTGAGAGTTGGGGTACGCCGACCTTCGCTCGGAACGTGGAAAGAATTACGCAGTCAGGCAGAAGACGCGTCCTCTGTTTCCCGCCGAAAGGGCGCCTGCGCCACGCGGTTTCCGCTCGCCAGCCCCCAACCCGGGAAGGGCGCGACGTGTGGTATCAAACGGCGATTTCTTCGCTTTCCGGGCGACGCTCCTGTGGGTATCAAACGGCGTTTTCTTCGCTTTGCGGGGAACTTCTCTCACCGGCGTCGTCCGGCGCTTCTTCCCGCCACGTCCGATCCTCCTGACGTATCCACTAAAAACAAAAGCAGTTACCGCGATTTGCGCGACGCCGCGGAGCAGCTACTCTCGCAAAGACGTCGGCGGAAAGCGTTGGGGAACCGCAGGACCGGGTCGCTGCACACGGGAAAGGACTCGCGTCGGTTCTGCCTGCCGGTTGTCGTGGGGTTAGAGATCCCCCGCATTCAGAAACGAGCGGGACTCCCGTCAAGAAATGCAGGAAGCTGGCCTGATCGAATCAAGCACCTTCTCCTGGATTGCCTCGACGCCCCGCAGCGATTACCTCGCGTCAAGACGATAATTCAGGGCGCGCCGTAGAGGACTTTGCCAAAAGTCCCTTCCCCTGGTGTTACCAAACGCACCTGCAGCCGGATTTCAAACCCTGCAATTAACCTGTCGCAAGCCTTAGTACCGCACGACCTTGCGCATGATCCAGAAGCCGGCGAGCAGCAGGATGAGATTGCCCAGCCAGACCGAATAGGGCGGCAGACCGCCGCATTTGGCGCGGTCGACGCCGTACGCCAGCAGCGGGTAATACACTAGCAGGATGGGCAAAAAGCACATGCCAAAACTGGTGAACAGGTCGGCGTTGCGCAGCCGGATCGCCAAAGGCGCCCCGGCCCAGACAAAGAAGAAGCAGCTGAATCCCGTCGCCCAGCGGCGCCAGGGCTCGGTCTTCAGGCGATACAAACGATGGCGGGCCGCCTCCAGTCCGCGAGCCTGGTTTTGCGGCCGGGCATTGAGGAACTCGGCATGGTCGCCCAGGAGCAGATCCATGGCAGTCTGGGCGGCCAGCGATTCTTCCAGTTTGGCGATTTCGGTCTGCTGTTTGGCCGATTCGCCGGCAATACTGCGCAGCGGTATCTGCGAGGGACCACCTACGTCGTCCTGGTTCGAGGCGTCCGACAGCGGTACTTCGTGTTCGATCGTATCATGGAACACCAGCGACGCCTGGTCGCCCACTTCCATCGCGCCGTCCCGCATGGCGAAGACCAGCACGCCCCGCTGGGGGATCGTGCGGATTTCGGCCTCGCGGGCGGTGAAGGTAATGGTCGGATCGTCGCCCGACCCTTGCACCACGACCGTCGGCCGCACCAGAATCTTGTCTTCCACCCCCTGCACGACGATATCAAACTTGGGCGTGCTGTAGGAACGGCGACTGCGGAGCATGCCGTAAGCGATCTGTTCCACCGACTGCAGCACCACCCGATGTACGCCTTCCCGGCCCCAGGTGACGGCCAGGTCGTTCAGCCACACGGTGAGCAGGCTCAAAATAAACGCCAGCACAAAAGCCGGTTTCAAAGTGGCCCAGGGAGACACGCCGCCCGACTTGAGCGCCACGATCTCGTTGCCGGCGGAAATCCGGCCATACACACTGCAGGCGGAAAACAGCACGGCGCCCGGCGCCGCAAACCGCAGGGCATTCGGCAACAGGAACGGGATCAGTTTCAGAACCGGCCCGATCCCCAGCCCCTGGTTGAGCGCTTCCTGGACAACCCCCACCAGGATCATCAGCAGGGTGAGTCCGCCCAGCGTAACGGCGAACATTTTGACCAATTCGCTGGTAATCTGGCGGGTGATCAGAGGCATGGGCTTGTGGTGGCGTCTTCGCCCCAAGGCTGGCTAAGCAGAG is part of the Lignipirellula cremea genome and encodes:
- a CDS encoding alpha/beta hydrolase fold domain-containing protein; this encodes MLCRIVLPLLLLALTTGSVLGQPPQGNSPFRRLDRNQDGKLTRDEIPPQLRPLLQRIDTNGDGEVTAEEDRAFTARRRAGQGRPGPMRPGQGRPPAAVVSDKIETLRDLPYAATDNPRQTLDLYLPKERASDGPLPVVVFIHGGGWQNGDKGGGGRMIAPLVESGHYIGVSIGYRLTGEASWPAQIHDCKAAIRWIKANAQKYQLDPEKIGVTGTSAGGHLVAMLGTSGDVPELEGKLGQHLDQNGRVACVVDQYGPSDLLSMGGFHDQAGSPESKLVGGQLTEHQETARQASPSHYVSAGDPPFLLLHGTADNVVPYSQSELLHKLLQKAGVASLLVPIEGAGHGRFRSEEPAQRMRDFFDLHLRGQKVDVSSEPISQTERPGR
- a CDS encoding alpha/beta hydrolase, producing MRQYSLLVLGLISAASCLGCGQAGERSDMAYGPDDGATTRPQIVEPAGDPGGESPATLQPPAESVVAPPVLFQLDVPPVIGPPLAQPTFDPPAAEPPAAEPPAQAMQSMAMQPRVFSSESPVKPRAAVSAIPFVVGPKSVAPPAPATGAATVAPSAEMQPFLGLPAPPESPVPAETDNGVFTRDENFTSVKVFYGTDRSRYDSDPPRSAASFRLLIAAFALATVTILIASIAMFVRAYRGLLYTGAGLGLAVTLLLAILVLQSPSGNHPAVRPTMEYTGGRGVMQYGECVVTIPLDHRLGQLEAPSVLKMEFAEKEEDHVTLAKVSPVDYEEFRTRLADTVSRSKRREVLVFVHGYNASFADAARRTGQIAYDLQFDGAPIFFSWPSQDTYVGYTVDENNVAWATPHLKKFLLDVARDSGAKMVHLVAHSMGNRALTHALRELALERPGAEPLFDQVVLAAPDVDAEIFTRDLAPEIVKAGKQVTLYASSNDRALMASKVVHGFPRAGDSGELLVLAPGIQTIDVSSVDTSLLGHSYYGSSNSILADLYFLLLKAFPAAQRSWLEPMDREGQAYWVFDKGRAALAIPQIPRMR
- a CDS encoding ankyrin repeat domain-containing protein translates to MSQLLDVPCVLISSSSDLQSERWRIKSYLNSGFLMRGANYRSLLWEEETEGGQLLSAKSPVQLQIDELTSGRVHATVVMFAERIGFPLRGEPPTHAAAILEEWRSAGLHHPWPEDPAEAAELLDAGKFPLTGTVYELLVARSKEHPGELFIGYVADRDVAPRTTLDEIQFNQARVFQASAVKGHAPHGKFVHEEYRPQVQGLLNLLKALGSQQHAGWIQRFETAEAMYKTLGQATLETLLPRLPNRTGQLPFKGNMEHFAHDDPLPLPDRVGLRQKLKIDLVDYSRRGEMLVLEGPSGCGKSSLMQKGVLGELPYEFKDAKVIVFRPTDFFSRTEGTPLEKMLGLLCEELESSPHGIHPPLELRRPDARRALDRPAQAADSLGRLLETQKRNLFLGLDQFEELMDVIALEENQRDNARSTWQVLRFLGAALQHDRVYCIGTLEQMRRTLIAELKIRERIGLVIREEDADFPLGEVRGFLRSTTLDAGLSLSEDLVDDIFKMVEAFESDKAKQAQGGETASFLPLLGIWLYRFFVAFQDRMLDAEAGASERFGMASKAITTQDLRERDIAMTLGPLIGEIVEAAWLEAGQLPQEQCEVTDREAMFKAINQGLQTPQLRPLITPFLGPGNSFRLTPFLKLMHKMGKAIPGVSWAPPKDQRDLDNFLNALVALDRHGNMRLREIPRESPLSTMRALIDTFERRRLLVPTGRSNVRLVHQATVDNWRPARVWLERQKESLEAERRIRHLSAEIAEFDTPLAELLAQHEKAFAYAVRVLFAKKAVWSLHHDSSLQEQDEILRSFCIRILSQAEHGDHFVDCAGIQVSFVKIAAIYGINECIEKWLSKDKTLVNHEEPETHDTPLMCAAWGAVETVRLLKRHGAKSKPNKEGWRPVAAAIQTGRIDILQELYGEYLSPTDVIGPMGVTMLHEAARATSSAALIYLLQFSSSVDPRLETSKSTPLHFAAMSGRTAQINLLMEDCERTAADSAGQTALDHAILYGQADAVSAILDHGALTDDERDTLLAGLPCGDRPPMPAVVRAALHAQPAVLLRLLPYCDEEKLLRNADDEHALTVLMKHNHAYEGGAPLADRVAYCVRHLLDEGQPQSRDVAAALKSVEGFPNAARMLQAWLVSCGEFDGVSDSALLGWLTGSQLLAAFSVLRNVPGVLDKTNKKGDRGATLLICKGKPEVIAAALAEEILPTLEPELFRLEAAFRLVREGVPLPATREPLHPIISRIAADEAPELKALLKEMLPDSKSFRPLPHRLALRDEEAAFAAVVGPLHDGVPLDQYDRPPSALAPPDRRPRYRELESTKLRSTP
- a CDS encoding DinB family protein — encoded protein: MTTAVLLIRRLHQHRNWVNQHLLAAAADLDEEPLRRTFAIGQGSIWASLLHLYAAEYVWLETLQGNQSGLLPGDLPGKLPGNQQGTGGVTGMAELQRDWAALQVRWEEYLDSLTDKQLEQPVYRASSRVNSGQPIATSRSDVLLHVCTHAQYTTAQVVNMFRQCGVESLPPTMLIALARQEAAG
- a CDS encoding protein kinase domain-containing protein, which encodes MLQNPKIAFRDADLKECSVEKNNLGQPKPRSGNFATVYKGFKGVGQEFAIRVFNRAANERRERYQALNDYLKDRRLGCLVDFTYDEKGIRAPDGKMYPLVTMDWVPGVTLFEWSRERAHEGYQEAFAIAAEVWLSLVRELASHGIVHGDLQHGNVLISSEGQFKLVDYDCMAVPELMGRRNLEMGMAPYQHPARNAETQLFAGLDNFSALLIYVALRALAAQPSLWRTYVDQPEYDKMLFRTEDFDNPQASPLYRDLLNSPEKQVRDLGHYLFQLASYDISQVPPVDEVLLWCNSIEDLLHAKEWDKAVQLHQRMGPGEQIPQHLQPLVAEAYRRVACREALEKALASGVDAEIQRCYVPALLNDYPAATPLVERARMAAQLRQVLTTLEAARRMQNWQVFVQTYRAHQENLSDLPAAQPFKNEMTRLMRAHQVRKLLGDKTSSDRAVIEAWKMLESLGGHPVAEPLRPHVDKRIARQRVQELIREAPETPTLAYDKELASKLKSGAVGDSPQQKAVRQKCQEAVTRLKSLEEINRRAKECTLESEGFLVETARKLPRNYHASITHRVKQAEQRLKVYQLLEEAFRDPSSDLEIMEQYRALERLHAAGMVTEEWSWRVHLAAARVPLIRALQQIARNLPLDQLDHRLLSVWREDILDSCTDAAPWKAAYKTAVERQRLLPQLAEAIENGDESSLRTLTAAPCLEHYPLPPELAEGIAEARRRAQREREQRRHGLLQAMIDNERAQFVALFEVNTVREIAESHSYHQPVISRWTEAEMVRPERNGLGVIENGVELLDPLHVRLRWQWPREAISKRCILAITQEKVGPHAIADDLRQPLYKTTLDYSQWLSDESRHEVEVHADWNEAQIFVWTVIDLGYELFHSPPVELGRLSLIRKKRWGIF